One window of Trichoderma breve strain T069 chromosome 3, whole genome shotgun sequence genomic DNA carries:
- a CDS encoding protein kinase domain-containing protein, translating into MPSFGSFLKKKRTKEGSSDPSAKASTSTSNGNSLSTANPTSPVAPTPGSRHLDSTQPRVTPGSSTSATAATATTGDSNHAASASGQQASTLAPAPATAAAARDPATAVPPTAAPDPDRQPAMNPVNVQSPHSYAPGHDSQNLPSISNLINSPQNDGSTNGYPPSPYQNSAAVGSQMADQNAQLQQQQLLQQQQQQQQQHLSSEMQLDPPHQQQQQQPQQQQPQQQPPQQQQQQQQQPQQHHQIHHGHSVSLSQPRVTKGKYSLGDFEILRTLGTGSFGRVHLVQSKHNQRFYAVKVLKKAQVVKMKQVEHTNDERRMLSDVKHPFLITLWGTFQDWKNLYMVMDFVEGGELFSLLRKSGRFPNPVAKFYAAEATLALEYLHSKNIIYRDLKPENLLLDRHGHLKITDFGFAKRVPDKTWTLCGTPDYLAPEVVSNKGYNKSVDWWSLGILIYEMLCGYTPFWDSGSPMRIYENILKGKVKYPAYINPDAQNLLERLITADLTKRLGNLFGGSQDVRNHPWFAEVTWDRLARKDIDAPYTPPVKAGAGDASQFDRYPEDPEKYGGPGGHDEYGNLFTEF; encoded by the exons ATGCCTTCCTTCGGCTCATtcctcaagaagaagcggacaAAGGAGGGCAGCTCTGACCCCTCAGCCAaagccagcaccagcaccagtaACGGCAATAGCTTGAGCACTGCCAACCCCACCAGCCCCGTCGCACCCACGCCGGGCTCGAGGCACTTGGATTCGACACAGCCGCGAGTGACGCCCGGGTCGAGTACGAGTGCCACTGCAGCTACAGCGACTACAGGCGACAGCAATCACGCCGCTTCAG CCTCAGGTCAACAAGCGTCAACTCTCGCTCCCGCCCCTGctactgccgccgccgcgcgAGACCCGGCCACGGCCGTTCCTCCCACCGCTGCTCCTGACCCGGAccgccagccagccatgaaTCCCGTCAACGTTCAGTCGCCTCACTCGTACGCGCCGGGTCACGACTCGCAGAACCTccccagcatcagcaaccTCATCAATTCGCCCCAGAATGACGGCTCGACCAACGGCTACCCCCCCTCGCCGTATCAGAACTCCGCTGCCGTAGGCTCCCAGATGGCCGACCAAAATgcccagctgcagcaacagcagcttctacagcagcaacaacagcagcaacagcagcatttGTCGTCGGAAATGCAGCTCgatcctcctcatcagcaacagcaacagcagccgcaacaacaacaaccccagcagcaaccgccccaacaacagcaacaacaacagcaacaaccccagcagcatcaccagatCCACCATGGCCACAGCGTATCGCTATCCCAGCCCCGCGTCACCAAGGGCAAGTATTCGCTCGGCGACTTTGAGATCCTGAGAACGCTCGGTACCGGTAGCTTCGGGCGCGTTCACCTGGTCCAGTCCAAGCACAACCAGCGCTTCTATGCCGTCAAAGTGCTCAAGAAGGCGCAGGTGgtcaagatgaagcaggTCGAGCACACAAACGACGAGCGCCGCATGCTCAGCGACGTCAAGCACCCGTTCCTCATCACCCTGTGGGGTACCTTTCAGGACTGGAAGAATCTCTACATGGTCATGGACTTTGTCGAGGGCGGCGAGCTGTTTTCGCTGCTAAGAAAATCCGGG CGGTTTCCTAACCCGGTCGCCAAATTCTACGCTGCCGAGGCCACGTTGGCATTGGAATACCTGCACTCCAAAAACATCATTTACCGCGATTTGAAGCCCGAAAACTTGCTGCTGGATCGGCATGGACACCTGAAAATCACCGATTTTGGCTTCGCGAAGCGGGTGCCGGACAAGACATGGACGCTCTGCGGAACACCAGATTATCTCGCTCCTGAAGTAGTCTCTAACAAGGGCTACAACAAGTCTGTAGACTG GTGGTCCCTCGGAATTTTGATATACGAGATGCTTTGTGGATACACGCCATTCTGGGACAGCGGCTCTCCCATGCGCATATACGAAAACAttctcaagggcaaggtcaAGTACCCCGCGTATATAAACCCGGATGCTCAGAACCTGCTCGAGCGGCTGATCACGGCAGACTTGACCAAGAGATTGGGCAATCTGTTTGGAGGCTCACAAGACGTCAGGAACCATCCGTGGTTTGCAGAAGTCACGTGGGACCGGTTGGCTCGCAAAGACATTGATGCTCCGTATACGCCGCCAGTCAAGGCTGGAGCCGGCGACGCCAGCCAGTTTGACCGATACCCCGAGGACCCTGAAAAGTACGGGGGTCCGGGCGGTCATGATGA GTACGGCAATCTGTTTACTGAATTCTAA
- a CDS encoding corA-like mg2+ transporter protein domain-containing protein, which produces MDEYMFKFFVDECRVVEEKTSYVEIFNYTDAFYNSVEEHPLPMSEFENFLNRRGAFEPPQKMREGTKLLSGIRLIIQKDAQHKDTFMPRIISLPKDKYMTMARTLKLPFRAIESSSVVGPFFWCSYDQDDEDPHLHIVHRKSDVRKKGRTRGWEMILSYSFRTGITTGFIKGTPSSDIVQALKHLRGCYSQVGHPMLLSTIILSHDLSPANDEKQRDARDWLRRLENAVSMRDEVDTEEQYFQDGILSVDGLNRDLVECHSHVMWKRPQAYFMLVREMELCMERFKVSWLDWKKDFLSDEEIAHRKTIDQLHRSILARLEFYKVKLKGLENYIHTTLERLKVQREALYNIISQREARLNLEIAGEQRRIAHASKRDSTAMKTISLMGALFLPGTYLASVFSMTFFNFQSGADPVISNWLWVYFIITIPLTVIIVGFWLCWQKRNT; this is translated from the exons ATGGACGAGTACATGTTCAAGTTCTTTGTGGATGAGTGTCGCGTGGtagaggagaagacgagctATGTCGAGATTTTCAACTACACT GATGCGTTTTACAATTCGGTGGAGGAGCATCCGCTGCCCATGTCGGAGTTTGAGAACTTTCTGAATCGAAGG GGCGCCTTTGAGCCGCCGCAGAAGATGCGCGAGGGCACAAAACTCTTGAGCGGCATTCGACTCAT TATCCAAAAAGATGCCCAGCACAAGGACACATTCATGCCAAGGATCATCTCCTTGCCAAAGGACAAGTACATGACCATGGCTAGGACACTCAAACTGCCCTTCCGCGCCATAGAATCATCGTCTGTGGTCGGGCCCTTCTTTTGGTGCTCGTATGAccaggacgatgaagaccCGCATCTCC ACATTGTGCATCGCAAATCAGATGTGCGCAAAAAGGGCAGAACCCGCGGCTGGGAAATGATCCTGTCCTACTCCTTCAGAACCGGCATCACTACGGGCTTCATCAAGGGCACGCCCAGCTCCGACATTGTCCAGGCGCTCAAACACCTGCGCGGGTGCTACAGCCAGGTTGGCCACCCGATGCTCCTCTCCACAATCATCCTCTCACACGACCTCTCGCCCGCCAACGACGAGAAGCAGCGCGATGCGCGCGACTGGCTGCGCCGCCTGGAGAACGCAGTCAGCATGCGCGACGAAGTCGACACCGAGGAGCAGTATTTCCAGGACGGAATCCTGTCCGTCGACGGGCTGAACCGCGACTTGGTCGAGTGCCACAGCCATGTCATGTGGAAGCGGCCCCAGGCGTATTTCATGCTGGTCAGGGAGATGGAGCTGTGCATGGAGCGCTTCAAGGTTTCCTGGCTGGATTGGAAGAAGGATTTCTTGAGCGATGAGGAGATTGCGCATAGGAAGACGATTGATCAGCTGCACAGGAGCATTCTGGCGCGGCTGGAGTTTTACAAGGTCAAGCTCAAGGGGCTGGAGAATTATATCCACACTACACTGGAGAGATTGAAAGTCCAGCGAGAAGCA CTGTACAACATCATCTCTCAGCGAGAGGCCCGACTCAACCTCGAAATCGCCGGAGAGCAGCGCCGCATCGCACACGCAAGCAAGCGCGACAGCACCGCCATGAAGACAATCTCCCTTATGGGAGCCCTCTTTCTCCCAGGCACGTACCTCGCCTCCGTCTTCAGCATGACCTTTTTCAACTTCCAGTCGGGCGCCGACCCCGTCATCTCCAACTGGCTCTGGGTctacttcatcatcaccattccCCTGACCGTAATCATCGTCGGCTTCTGGCTGTG TTGGCAGAAACGTAATACGTAA
- a CDS encoding LMBR1-like membrane protein domain-containing protein gives MPEIASSPTPVGSFVFSSFALLLVSLAVLLILRHYLPLRTTPAFYIVPIFFALWLPSILVLLVPIDLASSAITDDVASRGIWLPQRVVLVLWRITYWLTFCLTWFILPILAEYSDTGYREPYDKFMYSLRANAQFYAMILGAGIIGLVYIFASYEFSFEALKALIMALSYCWGLILAIYLMGHGLVAIPRHLLRSGSISGRLRRLQIQAPRVYEKMEDSLTGVEEVEQQVSELGRRKTGSAAAFQDWIEELQEIANIPESQPRSGLLDSTAPAQAVPHVITEKYLADLTRKLVRARHSRSQYVGEWNRLVQEAANLQTILDSVASQKLDFGNVSPHAEFWDRVKILTPYSRFVCYYYVLPYTRMALGGLLALASACIVWSEIVKFPFPKLSIIRVSVVHHWVGDKAQVGFAGQVISAFWICYMCAAALSSMTGIKVWRGRALVRRNTGHEAAFWFAGQVAKLSVPLSYNFLTFLSAEVYQKTIFYNFLGQYVDVTPLGKWFDNLFPIALVVPVLAATFGLYGKVKRIFTGVDIIEDEEDNPTGYGTGNWREGRDLIARELGGSTQRRSGAAANGASSRAAPILSIPAIQDSAATPSRSPLRSPVSNNRRLGQTQPRFTDEPPEDDNIFTILGHRMKNTVDSFETPQWFSDLGQGIKKPKWMGGNDDQPANAGSGSNNNDSGTDIRRWFGGGGGDSHIRI, from the exons ATGCCTGAAATCGCGAGCAGTCCAACGCCAGTTGgctcttttgtcttctcgtcctttgccctgctgctggtgtcgCTGGCAGTCCTCCTCATATTGCGCCACTACCTCCCTCTCCGAACCACGCCGGCCTTCTACATCGtccccatcttcttcgccctgTGGCTACCGTCGATTCTCGTTCTCCTGGTTCCGATAGATCTCGCTTCAAGCGCCATCACCGACGATGTGGCTTCGCGGGGCATCTGGTTGCCTCAGCGCGTGGTCCTGGTGCTGTGGCGGATCACATACTGGTTGACATTCTGCTTGACATG GTTCATCCTCCCCATCCTTGCCGAATACTCCGACACTGGCTATCGGGAGCCCTATGACAAGTTTATGTACTCTCTCCGTGCCAACGCGCAATTCTATGCCATGATTCTGGGAGCTGGCATCATCGGCCTGGTTTACATATTCGCCTCCTACGAGTTCTCCTTTGAAGCTCTCAAAGCGCTCATCATGGCTCTTTCTTACTGTTGGGGTCTCATTCTTGCCATCTACCTCATGGGCCACGGACTTGTTGCTATACCAAGGCACCTACTCCGAAGCGGAAGCATTAGCGGCAGGCTACGGCGATTACAGATACAGGCGCCTAGGGTGtatgagaagatggaggactCTCTCACCGGTGTCGAGGAGGTTGAGCAGCAGGTTTCAGAGCTCGGCCGCCGGAAAACCGGAAGCGCCGCGGCCTTTCAGGATTGGATTGAAGAGCTCCAGGAGATTGCCAATATTCCCGAATCACAGCCTCGATCAGGGCTTCTAGACTCAACGGCACCTGCCCAAGCAGTCCCGCATGTCATTACCGAAAAGTATTTGGCCGACTTGACACGAAAACTCGTACGAGCACGGCACTCACGATCGCAATATGTTGGGGAGTGGAATCGATTGGTGCAAGAGGCTGCCAACCTTCAAACGATCCTGGACTCGGTCGCCTCCCAGAAACTAGATTTTGGCAATGTTTCCCCCCATGCCGAATTCTGGGATAGAGTAAAGATACTCACGCCGTATTCTCGATTCGTTTGCTATTATTACGTCCTTCCTTATACTCGAATGGCCCTGGGTGGGCTGTTGGCTCTAGCGTCTGCCTGCATTGTCTGGTCAGAAATTGTCAAGTTCCCCTTTCCTAAGCTGTCCATCATTCGTGTCAGCGTGGTCCATCACTGGGTTGGTGACAAGGCCCAGGTCGGATTCGCAGGGCAGGTCATTTCGGCTTTTTGGATTTGCTACATGTGCGCTGCCGCTCTTTCGTCCATGACCGGGATCAAGGTATGGCGCGGACGAGCTCTCGTCAGGCGAAACACTGGACACGAAGCAGCTTTTTGGTTCGCAGGGCAAGTGGCAAAGCTCAGTGTCCCGCTCTCATACAATTTCCTCACCTTCTTATCCGCCGAAGTCTACCAGAAGACCATCTTCTACAATTTCCTTGGACAGTATGTCGATGTTACCCCACTAGGAAAGTGGTTTGACAATCTCTTCCCCATCGCCCTCGTGGTGCCTGTCCTAGCTGCTACTTTCGGGCTGTACGGCAAGGTCAAGCGGATATTTACAGGCGTGGACATTatcgaggacgaggaagataATCCTACGGGCTACGGCACTGGCAACTGGCGCGAAGGCCGTGATCTCATCGCTAGAGAATTAGGGGGCTCAACCCAACGACGCAGCGGCGCCGCAGCCAATGGGGCTTCGAGCCGAGCAGCTCCAATTCTCTCCATTCCCGCCATTCAAGATTCGGCTGCCACACCGTCGAGATCACCACTGCGATCCCCCGTCAGCAACAACCGTAGACTCGGCCAAACACAGCCCCGCTTCACCGACGAACCGCCCGAGGATGACAACATCTTTACGATTCTCGGACATCGCATGAAGAATACGGTCGATTCATTCGAGACGCCGCAGTGGTTCTCAGATCTCGGACagggcatcaagaagcccaagTGGATGGGAGGAAACGATGATCAGCCAGCCAACGCCGGCAGTGGAAGCAATAACAATGACAGCGGGACCGATATAAGGAGATGGTtcggaggtggtggtggcgatAGCCATATCCGCATTTGA
- a CDS encoding pyrroline-5-carboxylate reductase dimerization domain-containing protein yields the protein MSNHLALTHHSMPQPPQDLTMAVLGCGTMGIAILNGILTSLVEMQGPKPLQSGASTPSEEVPRSLPSRFIACVRTPETAKKVKSALWEHSSILKVVRNDNLAAVQQSQVILLTCKPFMVKEILGAPGMAKALHGKLLISVCAGITVEQLEIALHGAVPSKDPEEDGRCRIVRAMCNTAALIRESMTVISATEPPLPLETELLVTWIFKRVGDVVYLPARYMNASTALCGSGPAFYSLFLEAAIEGAVAMGLPRAEATRMATQTMRGTTGLIQSGEHPALLREKVCTPGGCTVSGVLVLEEERVRGTISKAVREASLVASQLGKNIQVATVAPRNDVHQHYDE from the exons ATGTCCAACCACCTGGCTCTCACGCATCACAGCATGCCTCAGCCGCCTCAGGACCTGACCATGGCGGTCTTGGGCTGCG GCACCATGGGAATTGCCATCCTCAACGGCATCCTCACCTCCCTGGTCGAGATGCAAGGCCCCAAGCCACTACAATCTGGCGCCTCCACGCCCTCAGAGGAAGTCCCTCGCTCTCTGCCGTCTCGCTTCATCGCCTGCGTGCGGACCCCAGAAACAGCGAAAAAGGTCAAGAGCGCGCTGTGGGAGCACTCGTCCATCCTCAAGGTCGTCCGCAACGACAATCTCGCCGCCGTCCAGCAGTCCCAGGTCATCCTGCTGACCTGCAAGCCCTTCATGGTCAAGGAGATCCTTGGCGCCCCCGGCATGGCAAAAGCCCTGCAcggcaagctcctcatcaGCGTCTGCGCGGGAATCACCGTCGAGCAGCTGGAAATCGCCCTGCACGGCGCCGTCCCGTCAAAGGACCCCGAGGAGGACGGCCGCTGCAGGATCGTGCGGGCCATGTGCAACACGGCCGCCCTCATCAGAGAGTCCATGACCGTCATCAGCGCTACCGAGCCCCCCCTGCCCCTAGAGACGGAGCTGCTGGTCACCTGGATCTTCAAGCGCGTCGGCGACGTCGTCTACCTGCCCGCCCGCTACATGAACGCTTCAACGGCCCTCTGCGGCTCCGGGCCTGCGTTTTACTCTCTGTTCCTCGAGGCCGCCATCGAGGGAGCCGTCGCCATGGGTCTCCCCCGTGCTGAAGCAACCAGGATGGCAACTCAGACCATGCGAGGAACGACTGGTCTTATTCAGAGCGGAGAGCACCCGGCTCTTCTCCGCGAGAAGGTGTGCACTCCTGGCGGCTGCACCGTCAGCGGCGTTCTCGTGCTAGAAGAGGAGCGTGTGCGTGGAACCATTTCCAAGGCCGTGCGGGAGGCCAGTTTGGTTGCCAGCCAGCTTGGTAAGAACATTCAGGTTGCTACCGTAGCCCCCCGGAATGACGTTCATCAACACTACGATGAGTAG